One segment of Mycobacteriales bacterium DNA contains the following:
- a CDS encoding class I SAM-dependent methyltransferase — protein MWSVLGAELERRAASDADGLDVLDLGGGSGVSAVPLAEMGHRVTVLDVSADALATLQRRAADAGVAERVTPVQGDVERLPEALTPGSYDLVLCHGLLEVVDSPADTLGAVAGALRDGGCASVLAAGRAAAVLGRALSGRLADATRIATDPAGRWGAADSMLRRFDTDMLGELVTAAGLRVEAVHGVRVVADLVPGSVLDGQPGGAEALRELEFALAALPPYRDVAAQLHVLARR, from the coding sequence GTGTGGTCGGTGCTCGGGGCCGAGCTCGAGCGTCGAGCGGCGTCCGATGCCGATGGGCTGGACGTACTCGACCTGGGCGGCGGCAGTGGAGTGTCGGCGGTGCCGCTGGCCGAAATGGGACACCGAGTGACGGTGCTGGACGTGAGCGCGGACGCGCTCGCGACCCTGCAGCGCCGGGCCGCCGATGCCGGCGTGGCCGAGCGGGTCACGCCGGTGCAGGGCGACGTGGAGCGGCTGCCCGAGGCGCTGACCCCGGGTTCGTACGATCTGGTGCTCTGCCACGGGCTGCTCGAGGTGGTGGACTCGCCGGCCGACACGCTGGGGGCGGTCGCCGGGGCGCTGCGGGACGGCGGGTGCGCGAGCGTGCTGGCCGCGGGCCGGGCCGCCGCGGTGCTGGGCCGGGCGCTGAGCGGGCGGCTGGCCGACGCGACCCGGATCGCGACCGACCCGGCCGGCCGGTGGGGCGCGGCCGACAGCATGCTGCGCCGCTTCGACACCGACATGCTGGGCGAGCTGGTCACCGCGGCCGGCCTGCGGGTCGAGGCCGTGCACGGCGTGCGGGTGGTGGCCGACCTGGTGCCGGGCTCGGTGCTGGACGGGCAGCCCGGCGGGGCCGAGGCGCTGCGGGAGCTGGAGTTCGCGCTCGCCGCGCTCCCGCCGTACCGGGACGTGGCTGCCCAGCTGCACGTGCTGGCCCGGCGCTGA